One genomic window of Bos taurus isolate L1 Dominette 01449 registration number 42190680 breed Hereford chromosome Y, ARS-UCD2.0, whole genome shotgun sequence includes the following:
- the ZBED1 gene encoding E3 SUMO-protein ligase ZBED1 — translation MSGGPAGGGAMECKSLEGGQSDLKLVAHPRAKSKVWRYFGFDTNAEGCILQWKKIYCRICMAQIAYSGNTSNLSYHLEKNHPDEFCEFVKSNTEQMREAFASAFSKLKPDPAQPGGTPEPLAAKAGTHGHESRKQQELTTAVMGLICEGLYPASIVDEPTFRALLKAAEPRYELPSRKFFCGKAIPERYGTVREAVLKELADAAWCGVSTDLWRSQTQNRTYVTLSAHFLGRAAPHGLAVGSRCLKTFEVPEENAAETITRVLYEAFIEWGVHTKVFGATTDRSKDLAQACSLLDIPVHMPCLGHTFDVAIRQAFRLPKLGALLGRCAKLVAYFQQSSVAMVMLHEKQRQQNAAPCMLVSNRVAWWGSTLAMLQRLKEQQFAIAGVLLEDTNNHHLMLEAAEWATIEGLVELLQPFKQVAEMLSASKYPTISMVKPLLHMLLNTTLNPKETDPKEISMAKEVIAKELAKTYQESPEIDLFLNVATFLDPRYKRLPFLSTFERQQVENRVLEEAKGLLEKVKEGAYRASEDKAAAPPEEPPPAKKPAPSPTPPPASVINDMLAEIFCPTGGVEDQEEWHAQVVEELSNFKSQKPLGLNEDPLKWWSDRLALFPVLPKVLQKYWAVAATRVGPERLFGSCATVVSAKRNRLAPAHVDEQVFLYENARGGADAELEDEDEGEWGLDHEQAFAPGEAAHAGFFGVRDGSFV, via the coding sequence ATGAGCGGAGGCCCAGCCGGGGGCGGCGCGATGGAGTGCAAGAGCCTGGAGGGCGGGCAGAGCGACCTCAAGCTGGTGGCGCACCCGCGCGCCAAGAGCAAAGTGTGGCGCTACTTCGGCTTCGACACGAATGCCGAGGGCTGCATCCTGCAGTGGAAGAAGATCTACTGTCGCATCTGCATGGCCCAGATCGCCTACTCGGGCAACACCTCCAACCTGTCCTACCACCTGGAGAAGAACCACCCCGACGAGTTCTGCGAGTTCGTCAAGAGCAACACGGAACAGATGCGCGAAGCCTTCGCCAGCGCCTTCTCCAAGCTGAAGCCGGACCCCGCGCAGCCCGGCGGCACGCCTGAGCCGCTGGCCGCCAAGGCCGGCACGCACGGCCACGAGAGCCGCAAGCAGCAGGAGCTGACCACCGCCGTCATGGGCCTCATCTGCGAGGGCCTCTACCCGGCCTCCATTGTGGACGAGCCCACATTCAGGGCGCTGCTGAAGGCCGCTGAGCCGCGCTACGAGCTGCCGAGCCGCAAGTTCTTCTGCGGCAAGGCCATCCCCGAGCGCTACGGCACCGTGCGCGAGGCGGTGCTCAAGGAGCTGGCGGACGCCGCCTGGTGCGGCGTCTCCACCGACCTGTGGCGCAGCCAGACCCAGAACCGCACCTACGTGACGCTGTCGGCGCACTTCCTGGGCCGCGCGGCCCCCCACGGGCTGGCGGTGGGCTCCCGCTGCCTCAAGACCTTCGAGGTGCCCGAGGAGAACGCTGCCGAGACCATCACGCGCGTCCTCTACGAAGCGTTCATCGAGTGGGGCGTCCACACCAAGGTCTTCGGCGCCACCACGGACCGTAGCAAGGACTTGGCCCAGGCCTGCTCGCTGCTCGACATCCCGGTGCACATGCCGTGCCTGGGCCATACCTTCGACGTGGCCATCCGCCAGGCCTTCCGGCTGCCCAAGCTCGGCGCGCTGCTGGGCCGCTGCGCCAAGCTGGTGGCCTACTTCCAGCAGTCATCCGTGGCCATGGTCATGCTCCacgaaaagcagagacagcagaaCGCGGCCCCCTGCATGCTGGTGAGCAACCGCGTGGCCTGGTGGGGCAGCACGCTGGCAATGCTGCAGCGGCTCAAGGAGCAGCAGTTTGCCATCGCTGGGGTCCTGCTGGAAGACACCAACAACCACCATCTCATGCTGGAGGCCGCCGAGTGGGCCACCATCGAGGGCCTGGTGGAGCTGCTGCAGCCCTTCAAGCAGGTGGCCGAGATGCTGTCGGCCTCCAAGTACCCCACCATCAGCATGGTCAAGCCGCTGCTGCACATGCTGCTGAACACGACTCTCAACCCCAAGGAGACGGACCCCAAGGAGATCAGCATGGCCAAGGAGGTGATCGCCAAGGAGCTCGCCAAGACCTACCAGGAGAGCCCCGAGATCGACCTGTTCCTCAACGTGGCCACCTTCCTGGACCCGCGCTACAAGAGGCTGCCGTTCCTCTCCACTTTCGAGCGGCAGCAGGTGGAGAACCGCGTGCTGGAGGAGGCCAAGGGCCTCCTGGAGAAGGTCAAAGAGGGCGCCTACCGCGCTTCCGAGGACAAGGCGGCCGCGCCGCCCGAGGAGCCGCCGCCGGCCAAGAAGCCGGCGCCCtcgcccaccccgcccccagccagCGTCATCAACGACATGCTGGCCGAGATCTTCTGCCCCACCGGGGGCGTGGAGGATCAGGAGGAGTGGCATGCCCAGGTGGTGGAGGAGCTCAGCAACTTCAAGTCGCAGAAGCCGCTGGGGCTCAACGAGGACCCGCTCAAGTGGTGGTCGGACCGCCTGGCGCTGTTCCCCGTGCTGCCCAAGGTGCTCCAGAAGTACTGGGCCGTGGCGGCCACGCGCGTCGGCCCCGAGCGCCTCTTCGGCTCGTGCGCCACCGTGGTGAGCGCCAAGCGCAACCGCCTGGCCCCCGCGCACGTGGACGAACAGGTCTTCCTGTACGAGAACGCGCGCGGCGGCGCCGACGCCGAGCTGGAGGACGAAGACGAGGGCGAGTGGGGCCTGGACCACGAGCAGGCCTTCGCGCCCGGCGAGGCGGCCCACGCCGGCTTCTTCGGCGTCAGGGACGGCAGCTTCGTGTAG